Proteins encoded within one genomic window of Scheffersomyces stipitis CBS 6054 chromosome 3, complete sequence:
- a CDS encoding predicted protein, with the protein MVSILNLPHEVMVKVFKYLTPSETSQMIKKLKSDKEHRGRLDDLVIRLLYQRLFNGKLMIINDKSNETIEYDTMLTIDSFEERFLVHNYENLLFQEIRPNYVEVKFTRQANDYMNFIGNLYKFFSLLSREENVQMLKYFETKILQLDFYTDGNLVLIENPTSLSTIIIKILISLSSNKDLLGKIKRFTIKSTDIGNLYVSQWSQLFRRFINLHTLDLSNDIIHSDYDDCRDVLGYSFKFPARLKILVLDNNVLRYVSVAMIASLPHSLEVLSLSHNKIVSVEPVRLSSKLPNLRYLNLDYNGRLSFLDPVIFRGIRRDFRLSLRGTSFEDADFSHLARATSEIGFTIIV; encoded by the coding sequence ATGGTTTCTATACTAAATCTACCCCATGAGGTGATGGTGAAAGtgttcaagtacttgaCGCCGAGCGAGACCAGTCAgatgatcaagaagttgaaatcgGATAAAGAACACCGAGGTCGGCTTGATGATCTTGTCATACGACTCTTGTACCAGCGTCTTTTCAATGGGAAGTTGATGATTATCAACGACAAATCGAACGAGACTATTGAATACGACACTATGCTCACTATAGATTCGTTTGAAGAGCGCTTTTTGGTACATAACTACgagaacttgttgttcCAGGAGATAAGACCAAACTATGTAGAGGTGAAATTCACCAGACAGGCCAATGATTACATGAATTTCATAGGAAATTTGtacaagttcttcagtCTCTTGTCTCGAGAGGAAAATGTGCAGATGCTCAAGTACTTCGAGACGAAAATCTTGCAACTTGACTTTTACACTGACGGAAATCTTGTATTGATAGAGAATCCAACATCATTATCCACTATCATCATCAAGATATTGATCAGTTTGTCTAGCAACAAGGACCTCTTGGGAAAGATCAAACGGTTCACTATAAAGTCGACCGATATCGGAAATCTTTACGTTTCCCAATGGAGTCAGCTATTCCGACGTTTTATCAATTTGCATACACTAGATCTATCCAACGACATAATTCACTCTGATTATGATGATTGCAGAGATGTTTTAGGTTATTCTTTCAAGTTTCCAGCCAGGCTTAAGATACTAGTGCTAGATAACAATGTGTTGCGATATGTTTCGGTTGCAATGATTGCTAGTCTTCCACATAGCCTAGAAGTGTTACTGTTGAGCCACAATAAAATCGTATCTGTAGAACCAGTACGTCTATCCTCAAAGTTACCGAATCTCCGCTATTTGAATCTCGACTATAACGGCCGCTTACTGTTTTTGGACCCTGTCATTTTCCGGGGCATTAGGCGAGACTTCAGACTTCTGTTAAGGGGCACCAGTTTTGAGGATGCTGATTTTTCGCATTTGGCAAGAGCGACTAGCGAGATCGGATTTACCATTATAGTGTAA
- the MDL1 gene encoding ATP-binding cassette transporter family member (go_component membrane; integral to membrane~go_function ATP binding~go_process transport): MSLPLFIGKIIDTAEVPTSENVSIEEVQVLGVSPNVPDLILGLEPYQFYIGLGVLFTVGAVANFGRSYLLRSVGEKLVARLRSRLFSKILAQDSYFFDIGPTKTGMKTGDLISRISSDTQIIAKTLSGNISDGARSLISGLVGLSMMCFVSWKLTLCMSMIFPPLIVMSWFYGRKIKALSRLIQENIGAMSKVTEEKLNGVKTIQAFSQQKMMVHDYNVEIKEIFNNSIREGKLAGIYYGFNGFLGNITMIGLLVVGAKLIGMGELTIGDLSSFMMYAVYTGSSVFGLGNFYTELMKGIGAADRIFELIDYKSNIPIHLGKKVDNLYGDINFQNINFIYPSRKDSTIFRDMNMSIKQGQNVCIVGPSGSGKSTISQLLLRFYDPQSGQVLVNGHNIQDLNLNFYRTKIGYVQQEPLLFSGTIKENILFGKEDATFEEIEQALRLSNSYAFVNNLPQGIETKIGASTSTQLSGGQRQRISLARTLIRRPKILILDEATSALDSISEEIVMRNLSHLNKEEGVTIISIAHRLSTIKNSERIVVLNQEGEIVEDGKFDSLISNPSSEFNKLLQSHSVE; the protein is encoded by the coding sequence ATGTCGTTGCCTCTTTTCATTGGAAAGATCATTGACACAGCCGAAGTTCCCACATCCGAAAACGTGTCTATAGAAGAAGTGCAAGTGTTAGGAGTTTCCCCTAATGTCCCAGACTTAATTTTAGGCTTGGAACCATACCAGTTCTACATTGGCTTAGGAGTCTTGTTTACTGTTGGAGCCGTAGCTAACTTTGGTCGTTCGTATCTTTTGCGATCTGTAGGCGAAAAACTTGTGGCCCGGTTGAGGTCGCGCTTGTTCCTGAAGATTCTTGCCCAAGACTCCTATTTCTTCGATATTGGACCCACGAAAACGGGAATGAAAACCGGGGACTTGATTTCGAGAATCTCCAGCGACACACAGATTATTGCCAAAACTCTCAGTGGCAACATCAGCGACGGTGCCAGATCTTTGATAAGTGGTCTTGTAGGACTTTCCATGATGTGCTTCGTTTCGTGGAAATTAACTCTTTGCATGAGTATGATTTTTCCTCCATTAATTGTAATGTCTTGGTTCTACGGAAGAAAGATTAAGGCATTGTCGCGTTTAATCCAGGAGAATATTGGGGCTATGAGTAAAGTCACTgaggagaagttgaatggAGTAAAGACTATTCAGGCATTTTCGCAACAAAAGATGATGGTCCACGACTACAACGTGGAAATCAAAgagatcttcaacaactctatCCGTGAAGGAAAACTCGCCGGAATTTACTATGGGTTCAATGGGTTTTTGGGAAACATCACCATGATTGGTTTGTTGGTTGTCGGAGCCAAATTAATAGGGATGGGTGAGTTAACTATAGGTGACTTGTCCAGTTTCATGATGTATGCTGTTTATACTGGTAGTTCTGTCTTTGGATTGGGAAACTTTTACACCGAACTCATGAAGGGGATTGGGGCAGCCGATAGAATCTTTGAGTTGATAGACTATAAGTCTAACATCCCGATCCATTTAGGAAAGAAAGTCGACAATCTCTATGGAGACATCAACTTCCAAaatatcaacttcataTATCCCTCCAGAAAGGATTCTACTATTTTCCGGGACATGAACATGTCCATCAAACAAGGTCAAAATGTGTGCATCGTAGGACCTTCAGGTAGTGGAAAATCTACGATATCACAGCTATTGCTAAGATTCTATGACCCACAGAGTGGTCAGGTTCTTGTCAATGGCCACAACATCCAAGActtgaatttgaacttCTACAGAACGAAAATTGGCTACGTACAGCAAGAACCATTGTTGTTCAGCGGAACAATCAAGGAGAATATTTTGTTTGGGAAAGAAGATGCCACCTTTGAGGAGATAGAACAGGCATTGAGACTAAGCAATTCCTATGCATTTGTGAACAACTTACCCCAGGGCATCGAGACTAAGATTGGTGCCTCTACCAGTACACAATTGAGTGGAGGTCAGAGGCAGCGGATTTCGTTGGCTAGAACGTTGATTCGTCGtccaaagatcttgataCTTGATGAGGCTACTTCCGCTTTGGACTCCATCAGTGAAGAAATCGTCATGAGGAACCTCTCTcacttgaacaaggaagaaggAGTGACGATTATTTCCATTGCCCATAGGTTATCCACTATTAAGAACAGTGAGCGCATAGTAGTGTTGAACCAAGAGGGAGAGATAGTAGAGGACGGTAAGTTTGACAGCTTGATTCTGAATCCTTCCAGcgagttcaacaagctcTTGCAGAGTCATAGTGTCGAGTAG